The following is a genomic window from Triplophysa dalaica isolate WHDGS20190420 chromosome 22, ASM1584641v1, whole genome shotgun sequence.
TTTTCTAGCACCCTGATCAATTAAATACGCtacagaatgtcatttttgaccACTAAACTTTTGTCATTTACAAACTGTTAATGAAACTTTTGCTCGGTGTGAATTACAACAGTCATTGACCAATAATACGTCACCATACGATGTCCAATATCTTATCCTTATCTTATTTGGTATTCGCTTCATGCAAGACATTATTCTTAAATTGTGTGAAACAtgacattttgaatgtaattcATTTAAAAGTCATTGTACAAGACCATTCAGAAGCAGTTCAAGATAGCCTGGCAGAAGATCAAGATATTGAAAAGATACTGAAAGCACATGGACTCACCGAGGGCCAGGAAAGAGAAGACCCAGACTAGCACGGCAGCAGTCTGGAGCCTCCTAACCAGAGGCACATCGGGTGGAGCAAAATCAATCTTCATGGCTGAACCAGACCCAAGGAAGACGCCAAGAGCCGGTGAGAAGCCTAGAGATCAACGCTGCATAGGGATCTTTACTCTGGGGACAAAGTCTGGTCATTTAATTTATGTGATAGGTTTATTGTCTAAGAGTACACTGAGGAGACCTTTGACCCCAGAGGCAATGAGCTGTGGAAAATTAGGCCTTGCAAGAAGTACATAAAGGGTATTCCTTCATTAATTCTACTGTCAGGAACCCTTATACATAAGAGTCAGGCAAACTTATACATTACATCTGTGGAAGCAGTCAGTCCGTATTTTTAGTTGACTTGTATAAAATTGGTGatgtaaatcacattttaagattatttggaaatgttttgttcatcatttcaaaatgattttgagTACCACAAAATCCCTCAATACACATGCTTTCTGTATGCAACCATCAGAATAATTCTCATAAAACAATGACTTTCTGAGTTCAAAAAGTCAAAAGATGTAATTCAGTTTTCACGCCTAAAATTTGATGATGAGTATTCCCAGGCATGATTACATTGTTACGAAAAATAATGGCCAGCTTGAATCTTGttctttatttaatcattttattttacttataatTTGCATAGAGTTTGATGTCATTGTTGGTGTAACACCAGTGATAACACCAGTGACAAATTTTCCAAAATGACTGCTAATTCACctaaaaaaacactaaagtcTATACATTATACAGACAAACACGTTTTTTCTAATATATCTTTCAAGCTGACCCAAACCTAAGCAACACCTATGATGCTTTTAAAGAACCACGTCAAAGatcaacattttaaagaaaatgtcataTCTAAATTAAGGAAAGGGATACTCACCATGTGTATGTTTAAACAGAGTGTCTGCTTTGTTGATCTTTGACATTTTAAGTAGGCCTACTTACTTGCACAttttattctttcaaaataaTAGTGTGTGTCACCAATGACAAAAAATCAAAAGACAgatattaatttttaattatttgtattaataaataattattttggttagcatttttatgcatttaactatataaaaaaatatgaaatggaAATGTTTGTACACCATACAAAACAGTTAAACAAAGGGAGGGGCACATGCGTTTTTGCAAGtacaaagaaaattaaataaatatagaaaaaaatgtacaaaactatAAAGACTTAAATAACAATCATCATCATAAAAAGGTGCTGAGTTGGGTATTAATGGCTAAATCGGCTGGATTTTATCATTTGGAAGCTTTTTACAATGCCTGTTAAGTGTGGGGACAGATTTGTGACCATACTTTAAAATGACCCTTCAGATAAATATAACAGAAATTCTTTTGgattgaataaaatgttaattaaatcCTACAGAAATAAAGCACAGAATACATTACacaaatgaatttatttatattttttcgtCAGGGTATAATTTACTCCTAAGAAAAAAGTCAGGCTTATTCATCACATTTCTGCAGAAATTAGTTTTAACATTTTGCTCTGTGTTGGCTTATTGTAATTTGAATGTTGATCCAAaaaaattattaacattttcttGGCATTCCTTGTTTATTTTTCGCAGCAGTTGAATGGGCGGAGTCTTATAAGTGACCCCTCCCACTGCGGACGTTGCGTGATGACGATGGTAGCAGGTGATTCAGCTCATCTCGATGGATGCTGAGGAGAGAGGGCGGTCGGGAGGGGCAGCTGTATCTTGCACAAATTCTCAGTCTCTCTTATCGTAAAGAGCTCACGGTGACAGGACGTACATCGCCAAAATATTTCGCGCGTTATTACGCGTATTTTACGTGGTTTCTTTAGCGTTTGAGCACAGTAATGTCTCTTCTTCGATTTGAATTCGGATTTTTATCCTGTCATCTTTGACAAGAACGAATCGGACATTTTGCGCATCCGCCGTAAGAGGGTTTGGTTGACAGTTCTGCAAACTGATTTACAAAACATCGAACCAAGGTAATCGATTGTCCCAATACACGCCAACATCATGGCATGGCCCTGTATCTCCAGAGCCTGCTGTATGGCTCGGTTCTGGAACCAGCTGGACAATGCCGACATTGCCGTGCCTTTGGTTTTCACCAAGTACTCGGACGTGTCCGAAATGCAGCATCTTCACCTGCAGCAGCAGCAGCCTGCGCAGAAGCAGCCGCACGCGGTGCCTATAGAAACACAGCCGCTTCACAACGACCCCGACGCGGTGACCAAGGGacccaagggggaggagataGTTTGCGGTTCGGTGATGCGCCAGGACTTCAAACACTGGAAAGTTCGTCCAGAGCCCAGCTGTAAGCCCAAGAACGAGTATCACTGTCCCGAGGTTCCATTTAACAACAAGACCCAGTATCAAAAGGACTTCAAACCCTGGCCTATCCACAAAAGGGGAGACCATCCGTTGATTCTCAAAGCCGCCGGCAGTGACCCGATCCAATTTAGGTCCAGAAACACCAATGCAGAAATGGACAATGGAGTGGAGAAAAGTGAGATTGCAGACAAGGTGCAGGAAAAGGAAATCTTGTCTAGTGAAAGGAAAAGGCAACCTAAGAAAGTCACCGTGGCTTCCGACAACAAGTCTGGAGCGGACGCCGCAACTACCGATGGCAAAGGGAGGGCAGCAGTAGATGCCCTCAACCGGCAGATCAAACAGGAAGTTACCTCTGGAAGCTCCTACAGGTAAAATGTTGGACTTGGCATGaattgatctctctctctctctttcgtttcagaacaaaataacaaaacaatagaCTTTAAGCCGGCTCTACTTCAATACTACTGCAATTTGTAATTTGTGGATTTTTTAGTAGCATCTAGGCTCCTACCCTCCCAATCGAATCACTACGGTGGCTCTCACAGGAGAAAGATGTTGTtgcgttttcgcttctttgtcgaaggagataacgtatttacgaaacgcgctctgtagagcagtttgtccatttagggctactgtagaaacaacatggcgactttcatgtaaggggaccctGCTGTGTATGTACATAGAAATAGATCATTGtcaggtaataaaaacataacgcttcattatgtaagctcttaatacacctctgaagacatagttatatatattatattgcatttctgtcagtagatcctcctaaatcttacacacagcaccttttaTAATAAGAAAAAGGGCTGAAGTTTGTACagtgcagtgtgtaaatgtatgGGTCCgtccatttattattttttacttccTACCATCCTGTTTGCTTTTGCAAAGTTAGGATTTTCAGTCCAGCATTTTGAACAGTACATTTCCCAGTTTTGTACCCAAAGCATTCAGTGTAGCCAAAAATACAGTATGCGTCGTGTGTAATATTGGTTTGTGATGTATCTCTCAGAAGACCTGCATTGGgatggttttattttgttggtgAGAAGAGCTTTAATGCACCAGATacagcacattttttatttcctttctgttttttcttggcCAGGGACGAGTCTCCCACGCATACGCACATACAAACACGAGTAAACTGCAGCATCATCCTCTTAGTTTGAGGTCCCAGTGTGTGCACGACCTGTGATGTCAGAGTGAGATGCTTCTAATGTCAAAGCTCAGGATTAGTTGATTTAATCTCATgtttagttttacatttttcacgCTACAAAGCAGAGACAGGGCTAAAGCTTTAAACCAGAGAAAAACACAAGCTGATGAAACA
Proteins encoded in this region:
- the map6a gene encoding microtubule-associated protein 6 homolog, whose protein sequence is MAWPCISRACCMARFWNQLDNADIAVPLVFTKYSDVSEMQHLHLQQQQPAQKQPHAVPIETQPLHNDPDAVTKGPKGEEIVCGSVMRQDFKHWKVRPEPSCKPKNEYHCPEVPFNNKTQYQKDFKPWPIHKRGDHPLILKAAGSDPIQFRSRNTNAEMDNGVEKSEIADKVQEKEILSSERKRQPKKVTVASDNKSGADAATTDGKGRAAVDALNRQIKQEVTSGSSYRNEFKAYSDVKPVKLIKAKSQYQPPNLKTDLQTSYSATYRGCQAKPEVDDNKALDRRRIRTLYHEPYRESSKAERTSLPRTKPKKSTSTSATPGKPTKKSKEKQVMSVRGLKKKSSENQPESKPTQADKEKSKAINNKLAEAKE